The following is a genomic window from Hymenobacter monticola.
CCTACATTGCCCTCACGCTGGTCAGCACCAAGTTTGGCCTGGGCGGCGGCGCCCTCTCTGGTTTCAACGCCCTGATGGAAAAGGCCCCCGACCACTTCCATATGATATTCTCCAAGCCTACGGGCGCTACGCCGCAGGTGGAAGTCGATAAGTACCTGGCCCTGCCCGGCATTGCCATGTACCTGGCCGGCCAGTGGATTGTGAACCTGAACTACTGGGGCTGCAACCAATACATCACCCAGCGCGCCCTGGGCGCCGACCTGCACACGGCCCGCACGGGCATCCTGTTCGCCGGCATCCTCAAGCTGATGATGCCCGTGATTGTGATGCTGCCCGGTATTGCCGCCTACGTGCTCTACCGCAACGGCAGCCTGCAGGCCGAGATGGCCTCCACCGGCGCTTTCAACTCCGACAACGCCTACTCGGCCATTCTCACCTTCCTGCCCAACGGCCTGAAGGGCCTGAGCATGGCCGCGCTCACGGCGGCTATTGTGGCTTCGCTGGCCGGCAAGGTCAACTCGATTTCGACCATCTTCACCCTCGACATCTACAAGCGCTACCTCAACCAGGACGCTTCGGAGAAGAAGCAGGTTTGGGTGGGCCGCCTCACCATTCTGGCGGCCGTGGTGCTCAGCGTGGCCATGACGTGGAAAGACCTGCTCGGCATCGGCGGCGAGGGCGGTTTCCAGTTCATTCAGAAGTACACGGGCTTCATTTCGCCCGGCATCCTGGCGGTGTTCCTGCTGGGCATGTTCTGGAAGCGCACCACCGCTACGGCGGGCATCGTGGGCATCTTGGCGGGCTTTGCCATGTCGGTGTTTTTCAACAACTATGCGCCCGCGGTGCTGGGGCCCGAAACCCTTTTGTACACCGCCTTCCGCAACTCGGCCGGCGTATACGAAATCCCCTTCCTGATTTGCATGGGCCTGTCGTTCGTCTTCACCATGGTGCTGATGATAGTGGTAAGCCTGGCCGGCCCGGTACTCAACCCCAAAGCCATTCAGCTTGACTCCAGCATGTTCAAGGTGAGCCGGCAAACCTTGTCGCTCATTGTCATCACCATGCTGTTGCTGACGGCGCTGTACGCCAAGTTCTGGTAGCCAAATAAGCGAGCCCTGCACACGCAGGGCTCACTTATTCGCATTCAACACAAACGATTGTGTTGAATATAGTCGCTGATTTACTTATGGTTAAAACCCCTGCACTCCGAATGAAAGGGTTAACGCTTTCCGCTTAGCATAGCTGCTGAGTGGCTTGCCTGGCGCTCAACGGCGGTAGGTTTTTTTTCTGGTTACAATTTCTCTTTTCACCACCAATTCCCACTTCTATGAAAAGCAGTTTTACGTCCGCCCACCAGCCCCTTGCGGGCTCTTCTATTCATGCCGCGCTCAAGCGCTTGCTGCCCGCTCGGCTGGGCGGCGCGTGGCGACTGGCCGCATTAGTGCTGTTACTTGGCACCTTGAGCCGGCCTGCCCTGGCCCTGCAGGGCAACGACAATTGCCATGACCCGTCGTCCATTGTGAAGGATGGCAACAAGTACTGGATTTTTACTACCGGCACCGACATCTACGCCATGTATTCCTACGACCTAGTGAAGTGGGAATCGGGCCCGCAGTCGGTGTTCAATGGTTTCCGGCCGGCCTGGATAGCGAACCGCGTGCCCGGCTTTACCGGCGAGTACTGGGCCCCCGAGTGCGTGTACCGCAACGGCAAGTACTACCTGTACTACTCCTGCTCCACGTTCGGCTCCAACGTGTCGGCCATTGGCGTGGCCACCAACGTTACCCTGGACCCCGCCAATCCCAACTACCAATGGATTGACCAGGGCGAAGTGGTGGCGAGCGGCAGCAATGGCGCCTGCAACGCCATCGACCCTGCCATCATCACCGACGCCGCCGGCGGCGTCTGGATGACCTACGGCTCGTTCTTCAAAGGGCTGGGCTTAATAAAGCTCGACGCCACCACCGGCAAACGCTCGGGCACCAGCTTCTACTGGCTGGCCGGCAACGTGGCCGCCGACGGCGTGACGCGCAACAGCAGCGGGAGCGAAGCGCCCTACATTGTGCGCAACGGCAGCTACTACTACCTTTTCCTCAACAAAGGCGCCTGCTGCAAAGGCTCCAACAGCACCTACTACATCCAAGTAGGGCGGTCGACGAGCGTTACGGGCCCGTACCTCGATAAAAACGGCGTCGACCTGAACCAGAACGGCGGCACCACGCTCATTGCCACCAGCGGCAAATACGTGGGGCCGGGCCACGTGGGCTTGTTTATCGAAAACGGCGCTAATTACCTTTCCCACCACTACTACGACAACACCCAGAACGGCCGCGCCCGCCTCAGCGTGGGCAACATGGGCTACGACGGCGCCGGCTGGCCCTTCATCACCCGCGACTGGCTGGCCGCGGGCCAGTACACGCTCACCAACCTCAGCAGCGGCAAGCGCTGGGACGATTGGGGCTGCACCGGCGCCCTCTACGAAAGCGTGGCGCAAGGCACCGCCGCCAACCTGACCTGCCAGAAGTGGAACCTGACGCCCGACGGCAACGGCGAGTACCGCATCACCACGGCCATGAGCAGCGGCCTGGCCGCCGAGGTAGTAGGCGGCAGCCCCAACAATGGCGCCCGCCTGCAACTGAACACCTACACCGGCGCCGCCAGCCAGCGCTTCAAAATAGAGCGGGCCAGCAACGGCACCTACGTGCTGGCCTCGGTGAACGGCAACCGCGTGGTGGAAGTACCGGCCTGCTCGGCCACCGCCGGCGTGCAGCTGGCCCTCTACGACTACCTGGCCAACGCCTGCCAGCAATGGACCATTGCCCCAGGCGCCGCCGGCCGCGCATTAGCCGTGCAAGATTCCAAAGGTGCCGCCTTCAGCGTGCTTCCCAACCCGGCGGTGCAGGGCCGCTTCGTGGTGAAGCTGGCGGAGGAGCTGGCCACCGGGCCGGTCACCATGACGCTGGCCGACGTGCAGGGCCGGGTGGTGTACCGCGGCAGCAGCGCGGGGCAGGCCGAGGTGCTGGTGGTGGCCGATGTACCGGCCGGACTGTACCTGCTGCGGGTGACCGGCGCGCAGCGCAGCTACTCAGCGAAAGTTGTCATTCAATAGAGCCGGCCGCGGCGGGGTAGAAACCTAAGAAAAAGCCCTTAATAGCCGAATAAGAACCGTAGCAGGGCGGGCAGCATGAAGCGGCCTGCCAGATACATAATCCCCAGTGCAATGAAAGTTTACCTACCCGCTTTAGTAGCCACCCTGGTCCTGGCCACTGCCTGTACGAAAGACAAACCGGCCCCTTTTGACCCCGGCCCAACGCAGGTATTTCGCAACCCCATTGTGAGCAGCAAATTCACGGCCGACCCCGCCGCGCTGGTGCACAACGGCACGGTGTACGTGTACGCCGGGCACGACGAGGCCGACACGGGGCAAAACCAGTACGTTATGAACGAGTGGCTCTGCTACTCCTCCACCGACATGGTGAACTGGACCGAGCACCCGGTGCCGCTGCGGGTGGGCGCCTTTGCCTGGGCCCGCGCCGATGCCTGGGCCTCGCAGGTGATAGCGCGCAACGGCAAGTTTTACTGGTACGCCACCGTGGACCACCGCACCGTGCCCGGCAAAGCCATCGGCGTGGCGGTGTCCAACAGCCCCACCGGCCCGTTTACGGATGCCTTGGGCACGGCCCTCATCACCAACAACATGACCACGGCCGTGAACAGCTTCTTCGACGACATCGACCCCACGGTGTTCATTGCCAGCAGCGGCCAGGCCTACCTCTACTGGGGCAACACGGCCTGCTACTACGCCAAGCTCAAGCCCAACATGGTGGAGCTGGACGGGCCCATTCGCACCATTCCGCTACCGGCCTACACCGAGGCGCCCTGGATACACCAGCGCGGCAGCTGGTACTACCTGAGCTACGCCAGCGGCTTTCCCGAAAAAATAGCCTACGCCCGGAGCCGCAGCCCCGAAGGCCCCTGGGTGTACCAGGGCGTGCTCAACGAGCTGGCCACCAATTCCGAAACCAACCACCAGGCCATCATCGACTTCAAGGGCAAGTCTTACTTCATCTACCACAACGGCGCCCTGCCCACCGGGGGCAATTTCCGCCGTTCGGTGTGCGTGGACTACCTGCGCTACAACGCCGACAGCACCATGCAAAAAGTGGTGATGACCAACCTCGGCGTAGAGCCGGCCCTCTGAGCTTGCCCCTGCCGTTATTAAAGCCGGCTTGGGAGTCACCCCGCGGGGTGCTATATGCCAATGCGCCGCCTTCGGCGCGGCAAAGCCAGGGTTCGGGTTGCAAAAAAGGCTGGCCATCGGCCAGCCTTTTTTCTTGGAATAGCGGGATGGATGCCGCGGCATAAGGCCAGGGCCGCACGGCCGGGCATTGAGCCTCGGCTACGAGAGTACCTCTTTGGCTTCTTCCTCGGCGGGCTGGCCGGCCAGCACCCATTGGGCCTGCTTCACCACATTCTCCACCGAGAAGCCGAACAGCTCCATCACGGCTTCGCCGGGGCCCGACTCGCCGAAGCGATTCATGGCAATGACGGTGCCTTCGTCGGTGGCGTACTTG
Proteins encoded in this region:
- a CDS encoding RICIN domain-containing protein, producing MKSSFTSAHQPLAGSSIHAALKRLLPARLGGAWRLAALVLLLGTLSRPALALQGNDNCHDPSSIVKDGNKYWIFTTGTDIYAMYSYDLVKWESGPQSVFNGFRPAWIANRVPGFTGEYWAPECVYRNGKYYLYYSCSTFGSNVSAIGVATNVTLDPANPNYQWIDQGEVVASGSNGACNAIDPAIITDAAGGVWMTYGSFFKGLGLIKLDATTGKRSGTSFYWLAGNVAADGVTRNSSGSEAPYIVRNGSYYYLFLNKGACCKGSNSTYYIQVGRSTSVTGPYLDKNGVDLNQNGGTTLIATSGKYVGPGHVGLFIENGANYLSHHYYDNTQNGRARLSVGNMGYDGAGWPFITRDWLAAGQYTLTNLSSGKRWDDWGCTGALYESVAQGTAANLTCQKWNLTPDGNGEYRITTAMSSGLAAEVVGGSPNNGARLQLNTYTGAASQRFKIERASNGTYVLASVNGNRVVEVPACSATAGVQLALYDYLANACQQWTIAPGAAGRALAVQDSKGAAFSVLPNPAVQGRFVVKLAEELATGPVTMTLADVQGRVVYRGSSAGQAEVLVVADVPAGLYLLRVTGAQRSYSAKVVIQ
- a CDS encoding glycoside hydrolase family 43 protein, which gives rise to MKVYLPALVATLVLATACTKDKPAPFDPGPTQVFRNPIVSSKFTADPAALVHNGTVYVYAGHDEADTGQNQYVMNEWLCYSSTDMVNWTEHPVPLRVGAFAWARADAWASQVIARNGKFYWYATVDHRTVPGKAIGVAVSNSPTGPFTDALGTALITNNMTTAVNSFFDDIDPTVFIASSGQAYLYWGNTACYYAKLKPNMVELDGPIRTIPLPAYTEAPWIHQRGSWYYLSYASGFPEKIAYARSRSPEGPWVYQGVLNELATNSETNHQAIIDFKGKSYFIYHNGALPTGGNFRRSVCVDYLRYNADSTMQKVVMTNLGVEPAL
- a CDS encoding sodium:solute symporter family transporter, which gives rise to MRNNLTTLDLLVFFVYLIGVSAYGFYIYQSKKKAEQSTKDYFLAEGSLTWWAIGASMIASNISAEQFIGMSGSGFKVGVAVAAYEWVAAVVLIIVAVFFMPVYLKNKIFTMPQFLEQRYNSTLSLIMSIFWLFLYVLVNLTSILYLGALALSNLVGGDSFHVIIVLLALFSLLISIGGMKVVGYTDVVQVVVLVVGGLVTTYIALTLVSTKFGLGGGALSGFNALMEKAPDHFHMIFSKPTGATPQVEVDKYLALPGIAMYLAGQWIVNLNYWGCNQYITQRALGADLHTARTGILFAGILKLMMPVIVMLPGIAAYVLYRNGSLQAEMASTGAFNSDNAYSAILTFLPNGLKGLSMAALTAAIVASLAGKVNSISTIFTLDIYKRYLNQDASEKKQVWVGRLTILAAVVLSVAMTWKDLLGIGGEGGFQFIQKYTGFISPGILAVFLLGMFWKRTTATAGIVGILAGFAMSVFFNNYAPAVLGPETLLYTAFRNSAGVYEIPFLICMGLSFVFTMVLMIVVSLAGPVLNPKAIQLDSSMFKVSRQTLSLIVITMLLLTALYAKFW